The sequence AGCGTGAGGGCTTTTTTTGTAGCGTTCAGAAAGATAGTTTTGAAAAAGATCGTATTGTTATGTGTGAATAGGGGGACGTTGTGAACGTTTTAGAAAAATTAAATGCTTTTGAGCGACAAATTAGTATGTTGATCGCTTCTCATGAAGTTGGTCGCCAACAAAGCGTAGACGATTTGAAATCGTTTGAAAAAACATTGGCAGAGTATGATGAATCTGGTTTAACCACTGATGAAAAGAAGGTGATTGCAGATATTCGTCATATGTTTTCAAAAAATATTCAAAAACTTGAGGCTCAGTTAGCAAGCGATTTGAGCTTTTTAAGAGATCAAAAAACAGCGATTGTTGATGTTAAAAATGTAAGCGATAAAGCAAAACAGCAAGAATTGGCTGAAATCTTGGCAGAAGACTTTGGTGATGCGGTAACTGATTTTGAAGCATTCCAAAAAGAGCTTGATGCACAGGCTGCTGAGGATCGTCAATTTTTGGATAACATTGTTCAAGATTTAACTCATATGTTGCAGGAAGGCGGATTTAAAGAGCTTGAAGCAGTTATGGCTGAATTTACTGAAGATGATGAAACCGATGAAGAAGAGTTTTCTGAGTGCGATGACCAAGAGTGTTCAGAAGATGATTGTTCTTCTTCTTGCGATTTGAGCGATGAAGATTTGGAATCGATCAAAGAGGCTTTTTTGAAAATTAATAATCCGTATATTCGTGATGATGAAGAAAATAAAAATTCAAAAGATACGGATATCAACTAATTGATTTATATGTTTTAAAGAGAATTTCCTGTGTACTCTGTTGAAAAAGAAAAAAAAATAATTCACCAGCTTTATGATGAGTTGGCGGATGTTTTTTTGAGTAAAAATCCATTACGACAGTTATTCTTGAAAAAAACAGTTCAATTTGCTGAAAACAAGGCGCTTATTTCGCATGAGCGCCTTGTTTTGTATCAAGAATTTGCAGATGAGGTTTGTGATCGCGCAGCATATCTTTCCGCATGGAAAATAGGCCTTAATGCAAAAGTAATCATTTTTTTACCAAATTCTATCGATTTTTATTTTTGGTATCATGCTGTTCATGCGGTTGGCGCTGTTGCAATTTTAGTTTCTCCACTTTTGCACGAAAAAGAAGTGGAAGATATTTTTAATCAAGTGAATCCGTCAGCTATAATTTTTGCGAAAAATCCTTTTATTCATACGTTGTTTGTTCAACGTCCCGCAACTCTTTTGGTTGATATTAAAGATTTTTCAGTACAAGATTTACCTCGATTTATTGATGGGTTGGTAGTTAAAGATATTAATGCGCCTGCGGTTATTTTGTATACTTCGGGTTCTACAGGTTCGCCCAGGGGCGTTGTTTTGTCGGCGCTTAATATTCTAACAAATAGTATTCAAACTCAAGCAAGATGCATGTTTTTGGGGATAAATAATGCTCGGTTATTGAGCATTATTCCTGCCAGTCATTCGTTTGGTCACATGACAAGCGTTTGTAAGCCTCTTTTGTCTGGTGATACGGTATATGTAGTTACCCAGACCTCTCGTGCAGAAATCAAAAAAGCCTTTCAGATTTGTAAGCCGACCATGATTTTTGGGGTTCCGGTTCTTTTCGCCTTGTTTGCATCGATGCCAGAGTTGCCTGTTTCTGGGGTTAAGTTATTTGTTTCTGGCGGAGATTTTTTACCATCCTCGATAGAGGAGTTGTTTATGTCTGTTTTTGGAAGGCGTATTGCATCTGGTTATGGATTATCGGAGGCGAGTCCGGTGGTTGGTATGAATGTAAATTCCGCAAAAATTAAATCATCAATTATAGATCCTTTTTTTGTTGGCGTGTCTTATAAAATTTTGTACAAAGATTCTTTACCAGAAGGGATTGGGGAGTTGCTTTTGTCTGGATCAACGATTTTTTTGGGATATTTTTCTGGAGACTTAAATGCCTTGGATTGTCCCGTGATTGATGGTTGGTTGCATACTGGAGATTTGGTGAAACAAACGTTGTTGGGTGTTGAGCTGGTTGGTCGTGAAAAAAATATTATTGTTTTTAAGGGATTTAATATTTACCCGGAGGAAGTCGAGCGAGTTTTGGTACAGGTTTCGGGTGTTTTTAAGGTTGCGGTTTTTGGCGCTGACCATGAATTGTTTGGACAGATTCCTATAGCAGTTGTTGAGCCTTATCCAGGCGTATTTATAGATTCTGTAGAGTTGCTTGAAGTTTGCAAAAAACGGCTTGCTGCGTATAAGGTTCCACATAAATTTATCGTGATGGATAAACTGCCGTTAAGTTCGTTTGGAAAAATAGATAAAAGAACTGTTAAAAAAATAATTTCTTAACAGCTATACTATAATAATTGAATGCAGATAAAAAATCAGAAAAGAGGGAGATTTCGGCGCCATGTCGACCGTATACATATTCATAGTTGGTGCTGTTGTTTGTTATTTTCTGAGTGGGCTGGTTTCTTTTCTGGAGACAGCTATTCATCTTGTTCGTCCCTATCAACTGAAAGCGTTGAGGGATGATGTAAAAAGCTATGAACGATTATTTGATATTTGGCAGACTAATCCGCAAAAGCTGTTAATTGGCATTTTATTGCTCAATAGTTTTATTGATATTGTGGCAACATTGTGCGTTTCAAAAGCATTTGAAATTATTTTAGGGTCAATTGGTATTGGTGTTGGTGCGGTTGTTGCTACTGTTGCCAATATTTTGTTTACAAATTTAATTCCGAAAATGTCTGCACGATTGCATTATCTCAAGGGCGTTAAAATGTTGTTGTGGTTTGCGTCAGGAATTATTACAACGCTTTATCCTATTGTTACGGTGCTCCTTTCTGTGGTGAATAATATATTTCTTTTTTTTGGAAACGATATCACCTCATCAAACGATGCGTTTACCGAAGATGAACTTGAGTATTTGATTAAACAAAGTGATGAATCTGGGATTATTGACTCTGAGAAGTCTGAAATGTTGCAGAATGTTTTTGGGTTGGGTGAAATTTTTGTTGAAAAAGTTATGGTTCCCAAGAGTGACATGGTTTTGCTTGATGTAAATGCAGGTATTCCCGATGCCATTCAATTTTTAAGGCATCATCGGTATTCTCGTGTTCCGGTGTATGACGGTAAAGAAGATAATATTATTGGGATTATTTATCATAAAGACTTGTTTGATCATTATTCATCGCAGGTAAATATCACTCTTAAAGAGATTGTAAGACCAGTCTTATTTACACCGCAGACAAAACGGGTGAGCCAGCTTTTGAATGAGTTTTTAAAAAAACGAATGCACATGGCTATTGTTATTGATGAATTTGGTAATGTTATAGGGCTTGTTACTCTTGAAGACTTGATCGAAGAAATTGTTGGTGAAATTAGTGACGAGCATGAAAAAATTCATACAGGTATTATCCCATTAGAGCAGGGCGGTTGGTTGATAAATGCGAGTATTATGTTAGATAAGCTCGAAGATTTCTTGGCGATTAAATTTGAAGTTGAAGAATCGTTGACCCTTGCGGGATTTTTGGCCGAAAAATTTGAATATTTGCCCCAAAATGGTGAATCTTTGATTTATCGAGGCTATATCTTTACGGTTCAGCAGGCTACTGATAAGCGGATATTTCAGGTCTTGATTGTCCACGAAAAAACAACTGTTATTTCAGGGCAAGATGTCAGCTAGAATCGAATAGAGATAAAAAAGTTTAAATTTTAGCTAAAAATTATCGTTTTTTTATTAAAAATGTTTTTCTTCATCTTTTCACCTAGAATAAGGCATGCAGTATAGAAGGTGTTTTTAGTATAAAATTGATTTAGCCAATGAATTGTGCACGGTTATTATTTTTGTGTGGACTGTTCTCTGTAGGGTTACTACAGGGAAAGCACGTTTTTGCGGTCCCAACTTATAAGCAACGAGTGGCGATAGAACGATTGTCTAGCTTTGGAGAGCTGCACTTTGATCGGTTTTCTTCAGAAATTCAGAAAAAAAAAGAAGCTAAACGAGCAAATCTTGTCCGTATTTTGCAAAAGAAAAGTGATGACTTAACACCCTTTGAACAGCTGGACTTACTTGGTTACACTCTTCCTGTAAAGGCTCTTGATCCACTAGTATCGGATTTTTTAGTGGCATTTTTCGTGTCATACTTTTTGCAAGCTGTAGAGTATTATATTGCTGCGGGCGTTTCTGAATTTAATGGAAAATCTGAGGTAAGACGAAGAACAGTTTTAGTTAAAGAACATATTGAGATTGAAGAGTCATTAGGGGTTAATAGTTCAAGAGGTCAAGATTTCAGCACTTCATCTTTATTTAATAAATTTCAGAAAAGATTTGAAAATACATTGAGAGAAGTATTCCAAGGTATGAAATTTTTTTGGGGACAATCTAATGAGGTGGAAACTGATAATTCAGATCAAGAAGTGATGCAGAAGAAAGCAGAACATCGTCGCGTTAGAGTCTCTCAACCCCTGCCCAAACAGGCTGATAGTTCAGATGAAGAGCCGGAATGGAAATCAAAAGGATTGTTGCCGACGATTAAACAATTGTTTAGTCGGCTAAAGATTAATAATAGTGATCGCCAAGAACCTGTTAATGAAAAGAATCGTAAAATTTTTCAGGCTTTTTATACTCATGACTCATATCCAGGTCAGTTAATAGTAAAAGAAATTTTTCTGAAGCATTTAATTAAATCATGGCCAATTCTCAAGCGAATTAGATCTTCATTTTGTTATCACAAAGCCCGTTTAGGCGGTAGAACGGCAGAGGCTTTTCTTGAGCATAT is a genomic window of Candidatus Dependentiae bacterium containing:
- a CDS encoding acyl--CoA ligase, which gives rise to MYSVEKEKKIIHQLYDELADVFLSKNPLRQLFLKKTVQFAENKALISHERLVLYQEFADEVCDRAAYLSAWKIGLNAKVIIFLPNSIDFYFWYHAVHAVGAVAILVSPLLHEKEVEDIFNQVNPSAIIFAKNPFIHTLFVQRPATLLVDIKDFSVQDLPRFIDGLVVKDINAPAVILYTSGSTGSPRGVVLSALNILTNSIQTQARCMFLGINNARLLSIIPASHSFGHMTSVCKPLLSGDTVYVVTQTSRAEIKKAFQICKPTMIFGVPVLFALFASMPELPVSGVKLFVSGGDFLPSSIEELFMSVFGRRIASGYGLSEASPVVGMNVNSAKIKSSIIDPFFVGVSYKILYKDSLPEGIGELLLSGSTIFLGYFSGDLNALDCPVIDGWLHTGDLVKQTLLGVELVGREKNIIVFKGFNIYPEEVERVLVQVSGVFKVAVFGADHELFGQIPIAVVEPYPGVFIDSVELLEVCKKRLAAYKVPHKFIVMDKLPLSSFGKIDKRTVKKIIS
- a CDS encoding HlyC/CorC family transporter, with the translated sequence MSTVYIFIVGAVVCYFLSGLVSFLETAIHLVRPYQLKALRDDVKSYERLFDIWQTNPQKLLIGILLLNSFIDIVATLCVSKAFEIILGSIGIGVGAVVATVANILFTNLIPKMSARLHYLKGVKMLLWFASGIITTLYPIVTVLLSVVNNIFLFFGNDITSSNDAFTEDELEYLIKQSDESGIIDSEKSEMLQNVFGLGEIFVEKVMVPKSDMVLLDVNAGIPDAIQFLRHHRYSRVPVYDGKEDNIIGIIYHKDLFDHYSSQVNITLKEIVRPVLFTPQTKRVSQLLNEFLKKRMHMAIVIDEFGNVIGLVTLEDLIEEIVGEISDEHEKIHTGIIPLEQGGWLINASIMLDKLEDFLAIKFEVEESLTLAGFLAEKFEYLPQNGESLIYRGYIFTVQQATDKRIFQVLIVHEKTTVISGQDVS